A stretch of Ipomoea triloba cultivar NCNSP0323 chromosome 13, ASM357664v1 DNA encodes these proteins:
- the LOC116002132 gene encoding RAN GTPase-activating protein 2-like translates to MNLEKPENGVSMDSAAPACVVGVPMDSTAPSPERRPFSIKLWPPSENTRKILVDRMTNNLSTPTIFTRKYGSLSKDEAVEKAKQIEDTAFSVANHHYDKEPDGDGSSAVQLYAKECSKLIIEALKRVPKTEEKETVELKAVPVSRETVFDISKGKRAFIEAEEAEELLKPLKEPGNSYTKICFSNRSFGIGAAHIAGTILATLKEQLKEVDLSDFVAGRPEKEALDVMTIFSEALDGCNLKSLNLSDNALGEKGVRAFAKLLQSQTELEELFLMNDGISEEAARAICELVPSTERLKVLQFHNNMTGDEGAVAISEIVKRSPLLEDFRCSSTRVGSDGGKALSQALETCTHLKKLDLRDNMFGVDGGEALSKALTKHENLSEIYLCYLNFEDEGAIAIANALKDSAPSLRIFEMAGNDITAKAAPALAACISEKQLLTKLNLSENEIKDDGVIQIVKALEEGHDQLKVVDMSSNSLRRAGARVLAQALVHKPEFELLNVNGNFISDEGIDELKDIFKKCPEKLASLEDNDPEGEDDEKESGDEGEGDGDENELGSKLKTLDVNEDE, encoded by the exons ATGAATCTGGAAAAGCCCGAAAACG GTGTTTCAATGGATTCTGCAGCACCTGCCTGTGTTGTAGGTGTTCCAATGGATTCCACAGCACCAAGCCCTGAGCGCCGCCCATTTTCAATTAAATTGTGGCCCCCAAGTGAAAACACGAGGAAAATCTTGGTGGATCGGATGACAAACAATCTTTCTACCCCTACCATTTTCACTCGCAAGTATGGTAGTCTGAGCAAGGATGAGGCTGTTGAGAAAgctaaacaaattgaagacacTGCATTTTCTGTTGCAAATCATCACTATGATAAGGAGCCCGATGGTGATGGGAGTTCGGCAGTGCAGCTCTATGCCAAAGAATGCAGTAAGCTAATCATAGAAGCTCTGAAAAGGGTCCCTAAGACCGAGGAGAAAGAGACTGTGGAGTTGAAGGCTGTTCCTGTCTCCCGTGAAACCGTTTTTGATATCTCCAAGGGTAAAAGGGCTTTTATTGAGGCGGAAGAAGCTGAGGAGCTTTTGAAGCCTTTGAAAGAGCCGGGAAACTCTTACACTAAGATATGTTTCAGTAATAGAAGCTTTGGGATTGGAGCGGCCCATATTGCTGGGACTATTTTGGCGACCCTCAAGGAGCAACTGAAGGAAGTTGACCTGTCAGATTTTGTCGCCGGGAGACCTGAGAAAGAGGCTCTTGATGTCATGACGATATTCTCAGAAGCTTTGGATGGTTGTAATTTGAAGTCTCTGAATCTTTCGGATAATGCTCTAGGCGAGAAGGGAGTTAGGGCATTCGCAAAGCTCCTGCAATCACAAACGGAGTTGGAGGAATTGTTTCTGATGAATGACGGGATATCGGAGGAAGCTGCACGGGCCATTTGTGAATTGGTGCCTTCCACCGAGAGGCTTAAGGTCCTACAGTTTCACAATAATATGACAGGAGATGAAGGAGCCGTGGCTATTTCTGAAATTGTGAAGCGGTCTCCATTGTTGGAGGATTTTCGATGCTCTTCGACAAGGGTAGGCTCTGACGGAGGGAAAGCTTTGTCTCAAGCACTTGAGACGTGCACTCATTTGAAGAAGCTTGATCTGCGGGACAATATGTTTGGTGTTGATGGCGGCGAAGCATTGAGCAAAGCGCTCACCAAGCATGAAAATCTTTCCGAGATTTACCTGTGCTACCTAAATTTTGAGGACGAGGGAGCAATCGCAATAGCCAATGCTCTTAAGGACTCGGCCCCTTCACTGAGAATCTTCGAGATGGCTGGAAATGATATAACTGCCAAAGCTGCACCCGCTTTAGCTGCATGTATATCTGAAAAGCAGCTTCTCACGAAGCTCAACCTGTCTGAGAATGAAATCAAGGATGATGGTGTGATCCAGATTGTGAAGGCTCTGGAAGAAGGTCACGACCAATTGAAAGTGGTTGATATGAGCAGTAACTCATTGAGAAGGGCTGGGGCTCGAGTGCTGGCTCAGGCTCTGGTGCATAAACCCGAGTTTGAATTGCTGAATGTTAACGGGAATTTCATCTCTGATGAAGGCATTGATGAGTTGAAAGATATCTTCAAGAAATGTCCCGAAAAGCTTGCATCCTTGGAGGACAACGACCCTGAGGGCGAAGATGATGAGAAGGAATCCGGGGATGAGGGCGAGGGTGACGGTGATGAAAATGAGCTAGGATCAAAACTCAAAACCCTAGATGTTAACGAGGATGAGTAA
- the LOC116000931 gene encoding protein phosphatase 2C 70, with protein sequence MVRQWFSLSLSSSPMAKALPGGAHRIPLAHTTVLLTNIAVSVEALLVFAVVMLLLILLFILLACKFKPWRFLSSAAARSRTAIKAEDVERPLITDDFNLAESLGGEFSRGHTLESSGHHAQGSFDSPRTHGLVHKPRLPSTTSHLTHSDSFVLDIGDTSEDAVLGQTLKGVGIAHFHEEQRRGRNEDTKNVSRFGKENEKLREFVPKYTTDQRSVIMLEVIAGPSCGLQYSIQSSNTSKLPFTLGRVPPSDVTLKDSEVSGKHAQINWNINKLKWELVDMGSLNGTLVNSRLAHNPHLGNRQWGDPVELANGDVITFGTSSKLLVQVTSQSECHVPFGVGLASDPMSLRRGAKKLPMEDVSFYQWPLPGTDQFGLFGICDGHGGASAAESASKILPQIVASILSDSFRREEVLSQCDASDVLREAFSQAEASLNHNYEGCTATMLLVWADGQENFYAQCANVGDSACVVNIDGKQIKMTEDHRITSNSEKLRFEAAGEPLKDGETRLCGLNLARMLGDKFLKQQDVRFSSEPYISHALYIHQTSTGFALLASDGFWDVIHIKKAVQLVQQCKERSSINENISAEKIANVLLNEAKTLRTKDNTSIIFLDFDTNNRIFSNVPEP encoded by the exons ATGGTGAGGCAGTGGTTCAGCCTTTCTCTCTCCTCCTCGCCGATGGCGAAGGCGTTGCCAGGTGGTGCTCATAGGATCCCACTCGCTCACACTACTGTCCTCCTCACCAACATTGCGGTTTCGGTGGAGGCCCTTCTTGTATTTGCCGTTGTTATGCTCCTCCTCATCCTTCTCTTCATCCTCCTCGCCTGCAAGTTCAAGCCATGGCGCTTCCTCTCTTCCGCCGCCGCCCGCTCCCGCACCGCGATCAAG GCTGAAGATGTGGAGAGGCCTCTTATAACTGATGATTTTAATCTGGCCGAGAGCCTAGGTGGTGAGTTTAGTAGAGGTCATACTCTTGAAAGTTCAGGTCACCATGCACAAGGGTCCTTTGATTCTCCTCGGACGCACGGGCTTGTTCATAAACCAAGGCTCCCTTCTACAACATCACATTTGACACACA GTGATAGCTTTGTCCTTGATATTGGTGATACTTCGGAAGATGCTGTACTGGGGCAAACACTTAAGGGAGTTGGGATTGCTCACTTTCATGAAGAGCAAAGACGAGGAAGAAACGAGGATACTAAGAATGTTTCTAGGTTTGGCAAGGAAAATGAGAAACTTAGGGAATTTGTGCCCAAGTATACCACTGATCAAA GAAGTGTCATTATGCTGGAGGTTATCGCAGGGCCTTCTTGTGGCCTTCAGTATTCAATACAGTCAAGTAATACATCCAAGCTTCCGTTCACTCTTGGAAGAGTTCCGCCCAGTGATGTCACGTTGAAGGATTCAGAAGTTTCTGGAAAACATGCCCAAATAAATTGGAACATAAAT AAATTGAAGTGGGAGCTGGTTGACATGGGTAGCTTGAATGGAACACTTGTAAATTCCCGTTTAGCTCACAACCCTCATTTGGGAAATAGACAGTGGGGTGATCCAGTTGAGCTTGCAAATGGAGatgttataacttttggcacAAGTTCAAAACTTCTT GTACAGGTTACATCCCAATCCGAGTGCCATGTTCCATTTGGGGTTGGCCTGGCATCAGACCCAATGTCTTTACGCCGAGGAGCCAAGAAGTTGCCCATGGAAGATGTCTCTTTTTACCAATGGCCTCTTCCGGGGACTGATCAG TTTGGATTGTTTGGTATATGTGATGGACATGGTGGAGCTAGTGCTGCTGAATCTGCTAGCAA AATACTGCCACAAATTGTTGCTAGCATATTGTCAGATTCCTTCAGAAGGGAGGAGGTTTTATCACAATGCGATGCTTCAGATGTCCTTAGAGAAGCATTTTCTCAAGCAGAAGCATCCTTGAATCACAACTATGAG GGTTGTACAGCGACAATGCTTCTAGTTTGGGCGGATGGTCAAGAAAATTTCTATGCGCAATGTGCAAATGTTGGCGATTCAGCTTGTGTTGTAAA TATTGACGGAAAGCAGATTAAAATGACTGAAGACCACAGAATAACTAGTAATTCAGAAAAGCTTCGTTTTGAAGCAGCAGGAGAACCTTTGAAAGATGGGGAAACACGACTATGTG GTCTAAACCTTGCCAGGATGCTTGGAGACAAGTTTCTAAAACAACAGGATGTTCGGTTTAGTTCAGAACCATATATAAGTCACGCTTTGTACATACACCAGACTAGCACAGGCTTTGCATTATTAGCAAG TGATGGCTTTTGGGATGTGATACATATCAAGAAGGCAGTGCAACTTGTTCAACAG TGTAAAGAGAGAAGTTCGATCAATGAAAACATCTCAGCGGAAAAGATAGCTAATGTTTTGTTAAATGAAGCCAAAACGCTGCGTACTAAAGATAATACATCCATAATTTTCTTAGATTTTGACACCAACAATAGAATTTTTTCTAATGTACCAGAACCTTAg